The genomic region ttttattttacttttattctcattttttaggggaaaaaataaagaaagtatATAAAGTACTTAATTAAATCAAATTTGGAGTTGCTAGCTAGCAAGTCAGcataatataaaataatcatgTTTGTTGTTAAAATGATATAATGGAAGAGTTAAAGGAATGCTAAATATATAGCTATAAAtatttgttaaaattaaaatatgtccaaaaaaaatcaaagtacgtgatcaaataatttaaaagatTAATTAGCATATAATTATGAATATGAGAAATGTTTATGAACAACAAACCCGACTTGGTATTATTCAAATAATTCGTATAGTTTCTATGTGATTAAAGTTCATAATCCATATAACCTACCCCATTAAATGCAAATAATCAAGAGATATTTGAATTTATTAATCCATCAACCAAACCACATAGCAAGCCTCCCTAATCCATAACACATTATTGGATTCTTTGTTAACCTAAAATTGAGTAAACTATAATATATGATATAACTATTGGAATTTATATATGTGGTTACTTCTTCACTATTTAATAATTTGtttacaaaataaatattttttttatatagtcTAATCCAAatggccaatgagttatagctcaaatggcatagtctccccatactcaattcaaaggttgcgggttcgagtctcctatctttggtaaaaaaaaaaaaaaaaaagagaaataccCCAATAGGTCCCCAAAAAATTTACCATCCGACAGTTTTGTCTCCCACAAAATTTAACTAAGATTTCGACCCTGAGGTTCTCAGATATCCCCCAGATACGTTTCCAAAACCGTTTGATCCGGTTAAAGTGGTGACATATCAGGTTAACTGTGACATGTCACCTTtaggacattttagtccccatcCACGCTGGACAAAACAACGTCGTATTGGAACCAGgggcaaaacgacgtcgtttcgggGAGGACAAATTCGTCCCCACTTAGACAGAGAATGCAAACGGTGCCGTTTTCATGTGGGGGACCTATTTGCCTTATAATAGTATCATAGGGAACCTATTTGACCTATAATTCGTGATGTTAAAAGAAGCTATATTTACTTCAACGCAAACCTTAAAAACACATTGACATTGGTCTGTTCATTTATCAAAATAGTAACATAAACCTGAGAACCCAAACATGTTAACCACATAAATATTTAGCTTCAATAGCAACACAAACCAAATCAAGTCAAAAGAAGGTTTATTTTCTTCAACACAAACTAAACGAAACCATTCTAAATAACATAACGTCTTTTTCCTCCAACATAACAAAAGGTGGTAACATAACTAAGACAACAACTTTCACACTAATTCTTAGAATCATCATTTCTTGAAAGACTGGTTCAACCCTCGTGTTGGAATGAATTTGAATAACTTAGATACTGTGCCACTGGTTGCAGCTGATATTGTCTCAGCACTAACACTCCCCAAATTCTTGACCCTAATTACTGTCTCCTTTGGACGTCTAAAAGAAAGCTGAGCTTGGAATAAACAGTATTATTATCACCATGTTTTAGCAATACTAAAATTAAAACAAAGGATTATTAGCTTTTTATATATAatctataaataaaattttagttaTTTAATCTTACTATTTTATTTAACTAATCCTAAGTTTTCAATCTTTAATTAACACCATATGTTTAATTAATTCGCTATGTGTccataatttattaaaaaacaaTTCAAAATTGAAAAAGTTAACTAGAGAAATACAAGATCACAATAATTGTGATTTTTCTCACAATTAATTAAGATTTTCCATATAGTAATGTGCTTAGTACAACAAAATCAATTTGATCACAATTGATGNNNNNNNNNNNNNNNNNNNNNNNNNNNNNNNNNNNNNNNNNNNNNNNNNNNNNNNNNNNNNNNNNNNNNNNNNNNNNNNNNNNNNNNNNNNNNNNNNNNNNNNNNNNNNNNNNNNNNNNNNNNNNNNNNNNNNNNNNNNNNNNNNNNNNNNNNNNNNNNNNNNNNNNNNNNNNNNNNNNNNNNNNNNNNNNNNNNNNNNNNNNNNNNNNNNNNNNNNNNNNNNNNNNNNNNNNNNNNNNNNNNNNNNNNNNNNNNNNNNNNNNNNNNNNNNNNNNNNNNNNNNNNNNNNNNNNNNNNNNNNNNNNNNNNNNNNNNNNNNNNNNNNNNNNNNNNNNNNNNNNNNNNNNNNNNNNNNNNNNNNNNNNNNNNNNNNNNNNNNNNNNNNNNNNNNNNNNNNNNNNNNNNNNNNNATATATATGTAAATTAATTAACAAAGTGTCTTAATTAATCAGCACAAATTAAATCAATGCTTCTTGGCAATAACCAAAGAAGACATAACAATCAAGAACATGAAGATGAGAACAACAATGAAGGAAGAGACAACTGCTCCACTTGTCTGATTACAGAAATCACTGTATTGGTTACAAATTGCAAGCCAATTGGAGCTTTGATTCCCATTGTGTGCTAAGTATACTATTGATGCAGCTGAAGCAGCACCAGCTGTTGCTAGAACAAGAAACACctacaataataatatataataatttcatCAAATCACTAAATAAATATCATATAACTAAGATTTCAAGAATAATTAATATAATCAAATTAAGATATATTATTATGAAAATGTTCGTTGGTACCAAATATAGTGCTTGTTTAGGCGCCATTAAGTTGAtataaaaaatgatatttttttattgaaaaaagattttttttagcaTGTTTGATAAATTTatagtagtaaaaataaaaatactaaaaaataaaaaatacatcttttttgaaaagttacaatttacatatttttttataagatttaaaaaaaaaaagatatttttcacgtaataaataaacaaaaagtacttttatatggttatacccaaacataattagtcaccaaaaaaaatacccaaacataattgataaataaaaagatttttttgcatgagatatctaaacataaaattacttttacttttttataagatcttttgaaaaaagataatttaaaaaaaaaaatcttttcttaaaaactcacccaaacaaTCCCTAGAATAATACTTTAATCAATCTCTAAGAAATTTTATTTTAGccaaatattataatatttaataaattttaattatcaaattagtctttaatctttcattttgttAGGTATTAccaaaatattttgacaaatCGATTCCAATAGACGAGAAATTCTGatgtaaaaattgattttttcaattgaaataaaaaattagttatgaaattaataattaaaatttatttaaaatgtcAAACTAAAAATTCTTTGAACTGAGTTGGAGTATTActcaaatatataataaataaccTTATGGATAAGTTGtctaaaatgcataaaacaactattaaaaagaaaaaatgattaTTAATTTGAAATATATAATTTGTTACTATGTGAAAGAGGTAATTACAGAGTCTAAGATGATGAGGAAGAGTCTTGGTCCAGCTGCATGGGGACGTATGATGGCCACAATAGAGAATGGCAGTGATAGAACTAAGTACCCACCCACCAATGCCATTCCAATTACCAAAAACCTGCATTCATTTTCTTAATTAACCATTAATTTTTCTATTATCTGAAATAAATATTATGTATCCATGTATGATTATCTCTAAATATCTTAAATTTTTAATCgcgtaaaatatattttttctctttactatttataatttttttaaaatattcttaacatttaattttatttaattttgtccctaatatttttttatttatgtcaaaATTATccgtaaaattttttaattttgttcttaaCATTTTACATGGAGTTAACATTTAGagataattttaacaaaaattaaaaacattaagaataaaattaaatacaacTAAATGTtaagaatattttaaaaaaaaaagttacaaacACTAAAgataaaaagtatattttaccTATTTCTAATCTATTGATTTAGTTAAAACAacgtttattttaaaataaatggaATATTTTAAGTGACACAATAAATATGATTTCGTCTAGAAACTCAATTTTTTTCAACCTaattttttaatcttaaattttaaatcataaatcttaaatattaaattttaaatcttaaattctctaaaaaataaaggttgaaaaataatcTTATAATAGAAATAGTTGACTAATGTTgactaattaaaattaattttctatacttattttttaaaaaatatataattttcctCTAAACTATCTAAAATATGTAAATTTATCTGATCTCAAATTTCTTagcaaattcataaaataaatgtGAGTCAACATAATAATTAATCTAAAACCAAATGCATAAACATAACACAACTCTAATAAATAGTAGAAGTTATTAAGCATGACATACGTGAAAGTGGTGAAGCTATCATAGCTAGCTTCAAACTGAAAGTATTGAGTGAAGAAAGGGAGTGTCTGATCGGCGGTCGCCATGGTGGCGGCCGCACCGAGAGCGGCCGCAACGGCACCTAACCTTAAAATAAAATCCATTATGGCCAGCCCTTTCTTCCACCCTGCTGGCCTTTGTGGTGCACCAAGCAAAGGTGCTTTTCCCTTAATAACATTGCTTGATTCTGGCACAATATCTATGGTGGTtgacatttttcttttttggctTTGGAAAATTAGggaaacttaattaattaattagtatatatattatatagtaGTGTCTAAGGATATGTGAGATTGTAATATGAATGGATGTGTAAAATGGATTGAATGTTTTGAGTTTATATAGAGAATTAGGGGGATCATAAACATTTGGAAAAGTCAACTATATGATACATGAGAAGTCAAGTTGAGTTGTTTGGAAACCATTTCCACTATTAGCTACTTTTTTTTATGACATGAGAGAATAGAGAAGTTaatattcattttatttatttattctcctTCTTATAATTAATTAGTGTTAATTGACAATAAATATAATTTACTAATAAANNNNNNNNNNNNNNNNNNNNNNNNNNTTTTAAATTGTTCAAAAACTAGAATTCATTTTAGAGAAAAGGAGAAATAGGTCCTCGACCTTTTGTCctgcggacatttttgtccctgaccattgaaaaatacttttaagtccctaacattcacaaaacttggacggatcaatccctgacggaggcatttggatggatcagtccctgacggaagtATTTGGACaaagggactgatccgtccaaattttgtgaaggtcagggacttaaaagtatttttcaatagtcagggacaaaaatgtctgcgggacaaaaggtcaagacctatttgtccttttctcttcattttataAATCAAATTAATCTGTCCATTTATTAATCATAGTCAACCAAACAATGCAAACTCTCTCTAATCCATTAATCCACTAatctaatataaaattaataaagcCTCAAGCATATTGATTGGTCAAACAACCTGATAAAGCCTTCCTAATCCCtttaatcaaaattttcaaaaaaaaaaaaaaattattaacaacTTTGGACCCAATTATTAATTCAATTAAAGTTTTGATCTTTATATGAATAAATTGCTAGTTTTCACAAGATATGGCAAAAATCAATGTTGCACAAAAGCCTACACCATTAGAACAATTATCATTCATGGAGGGAAAGAAAAAATTAGTTACAATAGCCAAGAGATGTTCATTCAAAGCAGCATCACCTCTTTGCAATTTGCATATTATCATATCAGCACTTGAAACACAAATTTTGACAACACTTGCCCTACACTTTCCTACTAGGAAAAAATTGCCAATCTATAATgcaattttttgtttctttttttttttaagggggaaaaaaaaaacagaaacttAGGGATGCCTAGGTTGCTACCAAAGACTCTTCCAGCAGCAACATCAATATACATTGTGCCAACCTAATACTGAATCCTATTTTTTTGTAATACAGTTCCAACATCCTTGAATCACTTACATAAAGGACTCTCAGATGAACAAACCAAATTTTCAACTTGACCCCACAATTCCTTgcttactactactactactatgaTTCAATGACCCTCCATTTTCTTCACAATTATGAATGCTGAGTTTAGAGGATTGTTGCAATGAATTTGAACTAAATCCATTAGCCTTGACCGATTCGGGGTTACTACCCTCACTTGAGGTTGTTATGACCTTTGCTGGCTTGGACTCTTGGTTGGACGTGTCGCTCGTTGAAACGGGGTGTTGCAACGATTCCATTTGTTTCAAAGACGGAACGTCTCCTTTACAATATCTGCGCCACATTTGCCGGTATGTTGACTCTAGGCCGAGGATGAAATTCGCTCCGTCGCAAAGAGGGGACTTGGACATGAGTTCTCGTAGACTCATTCTCAAATTTTGTAGCGCTGGAATGTCGGACGCCAACTTTAGGGCCAACTTAACGTATTCGTCTTCGTTTTTGGCAACTAAATGTCCAAGGCCTGAAAATTCGAATTCCAAAGCTATGCTCAATTACACGACTTAGATCGGCCAAGAAAAAATTTTTGTGCCAAAATGTCAGCGATGAAACACATGAAAAAAGTACAAGTTTATTGGGAAACACCCACAAATTTTCTGAAAATTTCTTACCAACATTGCTAAGAAGACTAACGCCAACGTTGTGAGCATGTACTGAACCAGCCATTGTAACACATGGAACTCCCATGTATAAAGATTCACAAGTTGTCGTCGTTCCAGCATATGGAAACGTGTCCAAACTACACGAAAAGAAAAAATAGTTTACAAATTCGGTAACGCAAGTTTTTTCTTAtccaatgaaaataaaaaacaaaacttAGAATGCAAACAACAGATATTACCTTATGTCCATCAGAGAATAGGCTTGCATATGATCATGGTTGAGAAGTATAAGGGGCAGAAGATCAACACGAAGCGGTTCCAAACCTAATTGCTCTAGTGTTGAAAGAAATCTTTGTCTCACACTTTCACAGCAAAATGGTTTACATTTCACCACAAGGCGAGAATTCGGGATTGCACACAGTATCCTTGCCCAAACCTGCAATACTTTAGGTGTAATCTGTCGAAATAAAATAACACAAGTTAGAATATGCATGATTACTTGACTAAATAAAAACATTtcgtattaaataatatatgtataacACACTACCTTCGCCAGATTGTTAAAACTGCCGAATGTGACAAAGCCATTGGAAATGGCAGGAGTTGGAACAATAGGACCGGCCTCGGGAGAAGGAGTGTAACAAAGGAAACATTCTGGTAAACGAACTAGCTCTTCAACGTGGCTGAGATATAGAAGTACCATTAgcaaacaaactagaataacCATAATACAGAATAAGTGCTCTGAACAGATTAACGACAAGAAAGTACAGAAGTTCTAGAGGAGATCTACTTCTGCTTTGTTTCAGGAGGGTCCACCAGAGAATCACTGATTCTATAATCAATTGTTGGCAATCCGGTGGTGTTTGGATAACCAATCCAAGTCACCTGCATGTCAAGCACTATAGGTTAAATTTTTGCAGAAAAAGAATCAAACCTACTACTAAAACANNNNNNNNNNNNNNNNNNNNNNNNNNNNNNNNNNNNNNNNNNNNNNNNNNNNNNNNNNTCCATATAGATGTGAAAAAAAATACCTGAATTGGAGCAGGTCGACATGCCATCATCCCCAATTTGTTATTTGCTGTATGGCCAGTAAGTTCTACCAAAATATCAACTTGATCTTCTCTAACCATTTCGGCAACCTTCTTTTCATCGGTCCCATATATATCTTTCCAGATCCCACCCTTCTTTAAGACTTTCTCTCTAAACCGAATGGTTTTAGCATCAGCCTGCAACAACACAAGAAAATCAATTATCTgccaaaaatggaaaaaattacgACAGCAGAAAACTATGCACCCGGAGTTATCAGAAATGATGAAATGTAAGCCAAGACAACAACTATGCAGAAATGCATGCCGGGACAGATGAAACCAATGCGTTTTTCACAGAAGCATTTATAAACGATACCTTGACAACTGCTGAATAAACAATCACTTTATAATTGGTGTAGTCATGATATACAAGGGGAGCTTCAATGAAATACGACACAGAATGTGTAAAATAGTCAGGAGATACATATCCTATCACAAGAGGACGTTCAGGATCTTTTGTGTTGTTCCATGATGTGAACTGCGGATATAGCCTCATAAATCTCCTGCCCCAGTCCCTGAAAGGAAATGTTTCACTTTTAATAGTGTCCAAGCTACACATCTTTCTACCTTCCACATTAAGTGGATTTCATGCACAAAATAGAAAACTACatgtagaaaagaaaatatgacaCTACAATTTTTCTAAAGTAACTCTAAAAAGACTGTTCCTTCATGACTAAAAAGTTCATTCAACCAATTAAAGTTGATCGAGAAGTCAATTGAAGTACAATATATCTCATCACTGGGGAAAGTTAGGCAAAGTAGTCGACTAAATATTGTAGCTAAAGATGCCAATCAAGCAGTACCAATGGGGCAATAATCGAAATTCATGTACAAAATAAGTTCATAGGAGAAAACTGCAACCTGTGAGCCTCAAAAAGCTTGTCATCATTCCCTTCATCAATGTAATTCATTGCGAGCAAGCGATTCTGCACATTAAAGTGGATTTAAATGAGATGCCAATTAATATATGGACAAACCTCcaagaataaaataatagatAATTCATCGGAAGAACAAAATTCAGTCGTCCATAGCTTGTATCACAACACAGGCTAGTTTAAGAGAAAGTTAAAGTAATATTACTTACATTTTTATACATTAGTTTCAAAATTAACATTCAAGTATTCAACTGAACCACCTTTTATTATTATGGAAACTTAAGACTCCTTAGTCCCTCAGCTTATCTAAGGAATCCGACGAAAACATAGAATCTTCTTTAATCAAGGATGCTAAATATGTATCTAGGCTTCCCATTTAAGGAAGTATTAGTAGAAGTAAGACAGCAGTGAATTTGTTAGCAGAATCAGATTTATTAACATATAGGATGTGACGCTTTACACTAAGAAAGCATACACCAAAACCTAAATGGAGTGAGAAAGGTTCAGACAACACCATAATAAAAGCATCGTCCATCACATCCATAAAAAAAATGTGAAACACTTTGAAAGTTGAAGTTGCTTGATAACAATGAAAACAAAAGCACCACCCAAAGTTTAATTTCCGACATCAAAAGCATCGATTGAACAATGAAagagagaatgaaaaagaaaaaaaaaaggcaccAGACCTGGCCAGCATTTCGTGAGTCAGGATCAATCTTTAGACATTGCTCATAAGCGTTAATAGCTAAAGCAATATCACCAGCATCTCTATAAAGAACTCCTGCGCAACAATAATACATTATATTAAGTGTATGCAGATGTTATAGAAGTTCTTCTTGCTTGAACTTTATTAAATCATATTTTGTAACTGAACATAACGAGAAACGTAGAATCTTTTGGCCAAGAGAGATAACTTGCATAAGTCTAAAGACAATAAATCACACGTATTCAGAAACCCCTTCCGCACTAACTGCCATTCTAGTTATCTTCACCTAAACAGTAATATCATTTCAACATAAACTTTGTAGCCAGCATTATGTTTGATCTCTTGTACATAAAATACCAAAATGCTACTATGAAAATTGGCCTATCGAAAGAGAAAGTAGACAGATTCACTTGAACCAACTTAAACTTTTTTTGTAAACCTTCTCCAACCATCTAAGTCTATAATGTTACATTGTTACTGAATCACAGTTACTGAGAAACCTGGTGAAGATTAGCAAGTCCAACTATACCTATTCTAAAATTATGCTCCTTTCAAAAAGAATTAAATTGTAGACAAAGACAACCACATCCATGTTCAAACCATAACGAGCAAACAAATAAATCATAGGAAAAAGGAGAAAATACCTAGGTTATTGTATGCTTCTGCATATGTTGGATTTGCCATGATAGCTTTTTCAATCATACTTGCAGCAGAATCCATTTTACCCTGGAGAAAGAATGGAAAACATGCAGAGAATCAGTTACTGAAGAAACTTCTGATTAATCCCAAATTAAAAAATTACACAATACCTAACCTGGACAGTGTATACAACCCCAAGGTTATTTAATGACTGTGAAAAGTTTGGTTTGATTGACAATGCAAGCTGCATATAACAAAAGGACAAAGTTGTGATAACTGCTAACGAAACAATGCATTTTGACACAAGCGTTACAAAATGGACATGATTATCATTAGTCATTACCTGATAGCATTCTACAGCCTTGTCAAGGTTGTCACGATCTTTGTATATAACACCTAGATTGTTACAAGCTTCTGCACAATGTGGATTGAAGTGGAAGGCGAGTTCATAGAACACAATAGCCTAAACAGTATAAATTGATTTTCCACAAATTCGATTAGTCATAGAAGAAGTTGACATTTGTATCATAATATAATACGATAAGTTTATATCTGCAACTGGAAAAATAGTCACGTGGGTGTGTAAGACATACCATATCAAATTTAAGCATCTCCCCATACGCAACCCCAAGATTATACATGGCATCGGCATAATGCCAATTATAATACAAAGCTTTCTTATAAAAAGCCACACCTCGATTGATATCTCCTTCGAGTTTAACCTATAAACCAAAACAGTGATTTAGGACAATAACCGGAAAGAAGATAGCATATTAGTATCAAGACTCGACTTCCCTTCCCAATTCAGAAGGAACAAGGAGAAGATATTATTTTGTATTTCCAGAAAGCCACTTCGAAATTGTGCAAAAGTAATTTAAAGTACAACAGTCACTAAGCAACAAACTGCGGATTCCATGGCTATCAAAAGTAAATAACTGTGTTAAAGAACCATAGTGTAACACGGTTCTACAATTTTTACAATCTATTACCATTGCGTTATTATTCATGCTGATAATAAGATTATACGTGGAATTTCACGAGCATCACCTTTGTTCCCAAGTCGGTCAAAGCTATAGCCATATTATTCTTTGCAATCTCAAAGTTAGGAGAAACAGCTAAACACCTGCCACAGAACATTGATTGAACATAGAAGCCAACATCAAAAGTCAAATAATTCAACAAAAATATTAGATGCAGAACTTGGTTCTGGAAAGATAATGCAAGCTGTAGATAACCTCTCATAACAAGTAATAGCCGCTTCTAAATCACCACGATTTTTGTAAATCACACCCATATTGCAGTATGCTTCAGCATACATAGGCCTTTCTGATGCAGCCTTTTCATAGAAAGTGAGGGCCATGTCATATTGCATCATTTCAGAATAGACCACGCCGAGGTTATAATATGCTGGCTGCAGGAACACGTTATCCGGGAGAAAATGTATTATTATGCAGACAAagctaaataaatttaaaaaagggATGTAGCATTCCAAAAAGGCAAAATGATTGGAAATGTAAGAGAATTACAGCATAGCGCGGATCTATTTTGAGGgcttcaaaatatttttgaattcccTCTTGTGTGTTTCCTGAGAGCTTTATGTTGGTACCAATATCTGTTAAAACAATGGCTAGGCACTCCGCAGCTGCTTTATACGATGGATCTACTCGTAAAGCCTTCTGATATGACTGTTCCAAGTGCATCAAATATGATCTCAGTTATGACTTCGAGGCAAATTTTCTACTAACTTCTTAAAGCTCTAGAATCAGAAATATACATTATAATGAAGTACAATGACAGTTAAAACTTTGTGATATTAGCAAACAAAATGTAATATTGAGGTTATATAGATTAACCTATGCATCCCAATTCCCAAACATCATATTCTCACAATACAGGAGCCAGAAACAGCTCTGAAAATTTTAAGAAGTTGAAACCTTACGCCTAATCTATACCTTCATCCTCCAAGGTAAATCTAGCCTTACTAGTTAATGAAAATGGATCCTCTCAACTTAAGTCACTAGACCATTTAAACTGTGGATTTTCACTGTTGATTGGATACGCTTGTGGGATACATGTTAGGGTCCACCATGTGGTGAAAATTCACGCTTGATATGGTCCAGTGGATTTTCCAACTGAAAGGATCCATTCCCATTAGGTAATATATTGAGGCTGTAACAAGAACAGCCACTTGAAAAAGTATGAAAAAATACAACCCTTCATGTTTCGACACTACTTTCATAAATTACTAAATAATTGTAGCAGTCTTCGTATCAGAATTCCCAGTCAAATACTACATCATCTAAACGTATATTTCTAAAGAAAAGATAGATAGTAGATCCACTACCAAGGAGCTAGCTATGCTTATTCTACATCATAAACGGTAACAATCATGCCGCATCATAAACAACCGAAATGAAGAAAACAACAATGCTGCGGAATTTATCACAAAGCTACTTAACTGGCATGGACATACCTCAGCTGCTTCCACAAGGCGACCTTCTTCTTTGTACAGGATACCACAGTGCGTGAGAGCGCAAGCATTTTGAGGATCCAATCTGATAGCCTCGGCAAAACTTTCAAAAGCAAGCCTGCCCATATTCTGCATCTGCAAGCATATCCCCTTTCCTATGTGAGCCTCCACATTTCCACTATCATTGTCAAGGACACGTTCATACAAAGCAAGAGCATCGACGAACTTGTTCCTTGACCGTAAGATGTTCGCAAAAGCAAGATCATCATTCCCTTCGCTTTGCTTATCCGCCGAACCAACATCCACAGCAGAGCCACCAGTACTTATAGAATTCTGAGAGACTTTCAAAAAACCATTGTCTTTAGATAATTCCTTTTCTCCCCCATTCCCATCATTGTTTTCTATCCATGCCATCTGAGCACTACACTTCCCTAAACAAAAACAAAGCATATCACAGACACTGTTATTCTTGCACTCTGATGAAACAATACAATACCGTGTTTGGATCAGCTTAGTTTTCAAACCAGCTTAAGATCAAAATCATGAGACaatttccaaaaaaataaaagtaaaataaaaaatcccaaaATAAGATGTTACTAAACATGCCTTGAATTCCATCCAAATGCAATAGAAATGGAATCAAACTGAAGAAGTGAGCATCAAGTAACACTGTAAAGC from Arachis ipaensis cultivar K30076 chromosome B02, Araip1.1, whole genome shotgun sequence harbors:
- the LOC107628608 gene encoding casparian strip membrane protein 2 → MSTTIDIVPESSNVIKGKAPLLGAPQRPAGWKKGLAIMDFILRLGAVAAALGAAATMATADQTLPFFTQYFQFEASYDSFTTFTFLVIGMALVGGYLVLSLPFSIVAIIRPHAAGPRLFLIILDSVFLVLATAGAASAASIVYLAHNGNQSSNWLAICNQYSDFCNQTSGAVVSSFIVVLIFMFLIVMSSLVIAKKH
- the LOC107626375 gene encoding probable UDP-N-acetylglucosamine--peptide N-acetylglucosaminyltransferase SPINDLY isoform X1; this encodes MAWIENNDGNGGEKELSKDNGFLKVSQNSISTGGSAVDVGSADKQSEGNDDLAFANILRSRNKFVDALALYERVLDNDSGNVEAHIGKGICLQMQNMGRLAFESFAEAIRLDPQNACALTHCGILYKEEGRLVEAAESYQKALRVDPSYKAAAECLAIVLTDIGTNIKLSGNTQEGIQKYFEALKIDPRYAPAYYNLGVVYSEMMQYDMALTFYEKAASERPMYAEAYCNMGVIYKNRGDLEAAITCYERCLAVSPNFEIAKNNMAIALTDLGTKVKLEGDINRGVAFYKKALYYNWHYADAMYNLGVAYGEMLKFDMAIVFYELAFHFNPHCAEACNNLGVIYKDRDNLDKAVECYQLALSIKPNFSQSLNNLGVVYTVQGKMDSAASMIEKAIMANPTYAEAYNNLGVLYRDAGDIALAINAYEQCLKIDPDSRNAGQNRLLAMNYIDEGNDDKLFEAHRDWGRRFMRLYPQFTSWNNTKDPERPLVIGYVSPDYFTHSVSYFIEAPLVYHDYTNYKVIVYSAVVKADAKTIRFREKVLKKGGIWKDIYGTDEKKVAEMVREDQVDILVELTGHTANNKLGMMACRPAPIQVTWIGYPNTTGLPTIDYRISDSLVDPPETKQNHVEELVRLPECFLCYTPSPEAGPIVPTPAISNGFVTFGSFNNLAKITPKVLQVWARILCAIPNSRLVVKCKPFCCESVRQRFLSTLEQLGLEPLRVDLLPLILLNHDHMQAYSLMDISLDTFPYAGTTTTCESLYMGVPCVTMAGSVHAHNVGVSLLSNVGLGHLVAKNEDEYVKLALKLASDIPALQNLRMSLRELMSKSPLCDGANFILGLESTYRQMWRRYCKGDVPSLKQMESLQHPVSTSDTSNQESKPAKVITTSSEGSNPESVKANGFSSNSLQQSSKLSIHNCEENGGSLNHSSSSSKQGIVGSS
- the LOC107626375 gene encoding probable UDP-N-acetylglucosamine--peptide N-acetylglucosaminyltransferase SPINDLY isoform X2, with product MSMPSYQKALRVDPSYKAAAECLAIVLTDIGTNIKLSGNTQEGIQKYFEALKIDPRYAPAYYNLGVVYSEMMQYDMALTFYEKAASERPMYAEAYCNMGVIYKNRGDLEAAITCYERCLAVSPNFEIAKNNMAIALTDLGTKVKLEGDINRGVAFYKKALYYNWHYADAMYNLGVAYGEMLKFDMAIVFYELAFHFNPHCAEACNNLGVIYKDRDNLDKAVECYQLALSIKPNFSQSLNNLGVVYTVQGKMDSAASMIEKAIMANPTYAEAYNNLGVLYRDAGDIALAINAYEQCLKIDPDSRNAGQNRLLAMNYIDEGNDDKLFEAHRDWGRRFMRLYPQFTSWNNTKDPERPLVIGYVSPDYFTHSVSYFIEAPLVYHDYTNYKVIVYSAVVKADAKTIRFREKVLKKGGIWKDIYGTDEKKVAEMVREDQVDILVELTGHTANNKLGMMACRPAPIQVTWIGYPNTTGLPTIDYRISDSLVDPPETKQNHVEELVRLPECFLCYTPSPEAGPIVPTPAISNGFVTFGSFNNLAKITPKVLQVWARILCAIPNSRLVVKCKPFCCESVRQRFLSTLEQLGLEPLRVDLLPLILLNHDHMQAYSLMDISLDTFPYAGTTTTCESLYMGVPCVTMAGSVHAHNVGVSLLSNVGLGHLVAKNEDEYVKLALKLASDIPALQNLRMSLRELMSKSPLCDGANFILGLESTYRQMWRRYCKGDVPSLKQMESLQHPVSTSDTSNQESKPAKVITTSSEGSNPESVKANGFSSNSLQQSSKLSIHNCEENGGSLNHSSSSSKQGIVGSS